From Microcaecilia unicolor chromosome 11, aMicUni1.1, whole genome shotgun sequence, the proteins below share one genomic window:
- the IFI30 gene encoding gamma-interferon-inducible lysosomal thiol reductase isoform X2, which produces MKVFLPLLGLLVGLWAACDASRLACNYPPEQWCNSREIAAACQVEQQCVEFQSITAGQPVDLWLFYESLCGACRGFLVNELFPVWILLTDILNVTLVPYGNAQERNDSGKWEFRCQHGPDECLVNMIETCVMHYLGNIKDSFPVIFCIESSNFVINATEACLQIYAPDLAIEKVMSCVKGDLGNQLMHQNALLTETLNPPHQYVPWIVINGKHTDELQEEAMDMLYNLICKLYTGEKPEACKSGNTERNSFAMKARSLCWH; this is translated from the exons ATGAAAGTTTTTCTACCCCTGCTGGGCTTGCTTGTTGGCCTTTGGGCTGCTTGTGATGCCTCTCGGCTGGCCTGCAACTACCCCCCAGAACAGTGGTGTAACTCCAGGGAGATAGCAGCTGCCTGCCAG GTGGAGCAGCAGTGTGTGGAATTCCAGAGCATCACTGCTGGGCAACCTGTAGACCTCTGGTTGTTCTATGAAAGTCTCTGTGGGGCCTGTCGCGGCTTCCTAGTAAATGAGCTCTTCCCCGTCTGGATCCTGTTGACTGACATTCTGAATGTCACTCTGGTCCCTTATGGAAACGCA CAGGAAAGAAACGACAGCGGTAAATGGGAGTTCAGATGCCAGCATGGGCCTGATGAATGTTTGGTGAACATGATAGAG ACCTGTGTGATGCATTACCTGGGTAACATCAAGGACTCTTTCCCAGTGATTTTCTGCATTGAATCATCAAACTTTGTGATAAATGCGACAGAAGCC TGCCTTCAGATCTATGCGCCTGATCTTGCCATAGAGAAAGTCATGTCCTgcgtaaaaggggaccttgggaACCAGCTCATGCATCAAAATGCCCTTCTCACTGAAACCCTCAACCCCCCGCATCAGTATGTCCCTTGGATTGTCATCAATGGG AAACACACCGATGAGCTCCAGGAAGAGGCCATGGATATGCTGTATAACCTCATTTGCAAACTGTACACT GGAGAAAAACCAGAGGCCTGTAAGAGTGGAAACACTGAAAGGAATTCATTTGCTATGAAAGCAAGAAGCCTGTGCTGGCATTAA
- the IFI30 gene encoding gamma-interferon-inducible lysosomal thiol reductase isoform X1 codes for MKVFLPLLGLLVGLWAACDASRLACNYPPEQWCNSREIAAACQVEQQCVEFQSITAGQPVDLWLFYESLCGACRGFLVNELFPVWILLTDILNVTLVPYGNAAERNDSGKWEFRCQHGPDECLVNMIETCVMHYLGNIKDSFPVIFCIESSNFVINATEACLQIYAPDLAIEKVMSCVKGDLGNQLMHQNALLTETLNPPHQYVPWIVINGKHTDELQEEAMDMLYNLICKLYTGEKPEACKSGNTERNSFAMKARSLCWH; via the exons ATGAAAGTTTTTCTACCCCTGCTGGGCTTGCTTGTTGGCCTTTGGGCTGCTTGTGATGCCTCTCGGCTGGCCTGCAACTACCCCCCAGAACAGTGGTGTAACTCCAGGGAGATAGCAGCTGCCTGCCAG GTGGAGCAGCAGTGTGTGGAATTCCAGAGCATCACTGCTGGGCAACCTGTAGACCTCTGGTTGTTCTATGAAAGTCTCTGTGGGGCCTGTCGCGGCTTCCTAGTAAATGAGCTCTTCCCCGTCTGGATCCTGTTGACTGACATTCTGAATGTCACTCTGGTCCCTTATGGAAACGCAGCG GAAAGAAACGACAGCGGTAAATGGGAGTTCAGATGCCAGCATGGGCCTGATGAATGTTTGGTGAACATGATAGAG ACCTGTGTGATGCATTACCTGGGTAACATCAAGGACTCTTTCCCAGTGATTTTCTGCATTGAATCATCAAACTTTGTGATAAATGCGACAGAAGCC TGCCTTCAGATCTATGCGCCTGATCTTGCCATAGAGAAAGTCATGTCCTgcgtaaaaggggaccttgggaACCAGCTCATGCATCAAAATGCCCTTCTCACTGAAACCCTCAACCCCCCGCATCAGTATGTCCCTTGGATTGTCATCAATGGG AAACACACCGATGAGCTCCAGGAAGAGGCCATGGATATGCTGTATAACCTCATTTGCAAACTGTACACT GGAGAAAAACCAGAGGCCTGTAAGAGTGGAAACACTGAAAGGAATTCATTTGCTATGAAAGCAAGAAGCCTGTGCTGGCATTAA